One region of Haloprofundus salilacus genomic DNA includes:
- a CDS encoding right-handed parallel beta-helix repeat-containing protein: MGELSRRGLLALVAAGATSTPHIEKAPDGGWNQFRPGERLRITGGETDGDGEPPASASKWDVYLGTTQTDNLLPFVSTQDGWRRHGLTTPSVNTGRIRGVADHVVRNDDELERAFKNLSAGETIRIDPKNAPYRTTSWLDVDADGVTVVGAGVPTLVKPADEANVGGIRIGHNSRCHDVTVRDVGYHGNTENQDDAAKKLHGIIVRDASNVVLRGNSVTRTHPYREHGDGGSGISVERGSQNVRVVDNRIREYGDRGIQLGGQNIFVSGNIVTEGTDRAIACDLWSPGGTNEVANTVIITSNIVGNSHQGSLTGIATGAPGASDDGAHVTITDNIGFGYHKSFCHVRGPGAVHNVTIRGNVSVHSTEGLRTNQTTKFAGVAIDPEKGGRNITVAGNKLVGYSRHGVNIQSPVSDFEVTNNILTEPAEVGIRIKWAENGRVDGNTVTSPGEDGILLDEAKAVSVRNNRVRGAVLPGITVEGGSGGGHELADNYLHQREDADPEVPGVLVGSSETVVSGNTIRQTGDVALLELRGASHNLYTNNRAVRDEGQAGSVRAARALRSDGSLWRIQSASAHVRDHTPAFDSHRGLTPSGGTLRVQFQKPYVRRPKLSFGRRGGGVESVRYRTNDAGAFVGATLSVSGDRPVDLFVESP, encoded by the coding sequence ATGGGAGAACTCTCACGACGAGGACTGTTAGCGTTAGTCGCGGCCGGAGCGACATCGACGCCGCACATCGAGAAGGCCCCCGACGGCGGATGGAACCAGTTTCGGCCGGGCGAGCGACTCCGCATCACGGGGGGCGAGACCGATGGCGACGGAGAGCCTCCCGCGTCGGCGTCGAAGTGGGACGTCTACCTCGGGACGACGCAGACCGACAACCTGCTCCCGTTCGTCTCGACGCAGGACGGGTGGCGACGGCACGGGCTGACGACGCCGTCGGTGAACACCGGCCGTATCCGCGGCGTCGCCGACCACGTCGTCCGCAACGACGACGAACTCGAACGCGCGTTCAAGAACCTCTCGGCCGGAGAGACCATCCGTATCGACCCGAAGAACGCGCCGTACCGGACGACGAGCTGGCTGGATGTCGACGCCGACGGCGTTACCGTCGTCGGGGCGGGCGTACCGACACTCGTCAAACCCGCCGACGAGGCGAACGTCGGCGGCATCCGCATCGGGCACAACTCCCGCTGCCACGACGTGACGGTTCGCGACGTGGGCTACCACGGCAACACCGAGAACCAGGACGACGCCGCGAAGAAACTCCACGGGATAATCGTCCGCGACGCGTCGAACGTCGTCCTCCGCGGGAACTCGGTGACGCGGACGCACCCGTACCGCGAACACGGCGACGGCGGCAGCGGCATCAGTGTCGAACGCGGCAGCCAGAACGTCAGAGTCGTCGACAACCGCATCCGCGAGTACGGCGACCGGGGCATCCAACTCGGCGGGCAGAACATCTTCGTCTCGGGCAACATCGTCACCGAGGGGACCGACCGCGCCATCGCCTGCGACCTCTGGTCGCCCGGCGGGACGAACGAAGTCGCAAACACGGTCATCATTACCAGCAACATCGTCGGCAACAGCCACCAAGGGAGTTTGACCGGCATCGCCACCGGCGCACCGGGCGCATCCGACGACGGCGCGCACGTCACCATCACCGACAACATCGGCTTCGGTTACCACAAGTCGTTCTGCCACGTCCGCGGCCCCGGCGCGGTTCACAACGTGACGATTCGGGGGAACGTGAGCGTCCACTCGACGGAGGGGCTCAGAACGAACCAAACGACGAAGTTCGCGGGCGTTGCCATCGACCCCGAGAAGGGCGGCCGCAACATCACCGTCGCCGGAAACAAACTGGTCGGCTACAGTCGTCACGGCGTCAACATCCAGAGTCCGGTCTCGGACTTCGAGGTGACGAACAACATCCTCACCGAACCCGCCGAAGTGGGCATTCGCATCAAGTGGGCGGAGAACGGGCGCGTCGACGGGAACACCGTCACCAGCCCGGGCGAGGACGGTATCCTCCTCGACGAGGCGAAGGCAGTGTCGGTCCGAAACAACCGAGTCCGCGGCGCGGTGCTGCCCGGCATCACCGTCGAAGGCGGTTCGGGCGGCGGTCACGAACTCGCGGACAACTACCTCCACCAGCGCGAAGACGCAGACCCCGAAGTCCCCGGCGTGTTGGTCGGCAGTTCCGAGACGGTGGTCTCCGGAAACACGATTCGACAGACCGGCGACGTAGCGCTACTCGAACTGCGCGGCGCGTCGCATAACCTCTATACGAACAACCGCGCTGTCAGAGACGAGGGGCAGGCTGGTTCGGTACGCGCGGCGCGCGCGTTACGCAGCGACGGCAGCCTGTGGCGAATCCAAAGCGCCAGCGCCCACGTTAGAGACCACACGCCCGCGTTCGACAGCCACCGGGGACTGACGCCGAGCGGTGGGACGCTCCGCGTCCAGTTCCAAAAACCGTACGTCCGCCGACCGAAACTCTCGTTCGGTCGGAGAGGCGGCGGTGTCGAGTCCGTGCGCTACCGCACGAACGACGCCGGGGCGTTCGTCGGCGCGACGCTCTCGGTGAGCGGCGACAGACCCGTCGACCTGTTCGTCGAGAGTCCGTGA
- a CDS encoding DUF7519 family protein — MSGTFVRKPALLSSTLALLVAAAATWHLTEGTFGALALIVAGSVVVAVGSALQTRRETGLRWVVVGAGVVVSLVGVALGATASSEPGALVRTVPGLLGVLVVGLALAPLRGDGSRGLLKAGAALLFLTVLVSGLLDPETLQPLLVGTVATVLVYDLGEQAINVGEQLGRAAETKSLEATHAVGSVGVGVATVFLGGEVATLGSGGMSLSALALVVVAVLLLAAALHE; from the coding sequence GTGAGCGGCACCTTCGTCCGCAAACCCGCGCTGTTGAGTTCGACGCTGGCACTCCTCGTCGCCGCCGCGGCGACGTGGCACCTGACGGAGGGGACGTTCGGCGCGCTCGCGCTCATCGTCGCCGGATCCGTCGTCGTTGCCGTCGGGTCGGCGTTGCAGACGCGCCGCGAGACGGGCCTGCGCTGGGTTGTCGTCGGTGCGGGCGTCGTCGTCTCGCTCGTCGGCGTCGCGCTCGGCGCGACCGCTTCGAGCGAACCCGGCGCGCTCGTCCGCACGGTCCCGGGACTGCTCGGCGTCCTCGTCGTCGGACTGGCGCTCGCGCCGCTCCGGGGAGACGGCTCCCGCGGCCTCCTCAAGGCGGGCGCGGCGCTTTTGTTCCTCACCGTGCTGGTCAGCGGCCTGCTCGACCCCGAGACGCTCCAACCGTTACTCGTTGGGACGGTGGCAACGGTGCTCGTCTACGACCTCGGCGAACAGGCCATCAACGTCGGCGAGCAACTCGGCCGGGCCGCCGAGACGAAGAGCCTCGAAGCGACCCACGCGGTCGGGAGCGTCGGCGTCGGCGTCGCGACGGTGTTTCTTGGCGGCGAGGTGGCAACGCTCGGTTCCGGCGGGATGTCGCTGTCGGCGTTGGCGCTCGTCGTCGTCGCCGTGCTCCTGTTGGCGGCGGCGCTCCACGAGTGA